The window GAATTTTTATAGCCAAATGCCTCGTCATCTAATTAGTGACGCGCATGAATGGATTAACGAGATTCCCGCTGTCCCTACCTACTATCTAGCGAAACCACTGCCAAGGGAACGGGCTTGGAAAAATTAGCGGGGAAAGAAGACCCTGTTGAGCTTGACTCTAGTCTGGCAATGTAAGGAGACATGAGAGGTGTAGCATAAGTGGGAGACTTTGTCGACGTTGAAATACCACTACTTTCATCGTTTCTTTACTTACTCGGTGAGGCGGAACGCGTGCGTCGTCCGCTTTCGGCGGCGACTGTCACGGTGTTCTCGAGCCAAGCGTGTAGAGTGGCGTGAGACCGGATTTACTCTCGGTGAGTTCGCGTCGATCGCCGATTAATGCTCCCGCGTGATCCGATCCGAGGACACTGCCAGGCGGGGAGTTTGACTGGGGCGGTACATCTGTCAAAGAATAACGCAGGTGTCCTAAGGCCAGCTCAGCGAGGACAGAAACCTCGCGTAGAGCAAAAGGGCAAAAGCTGGCTTGATCCCGATGTTCAGTACGCATAGGGACTGCGAAAGCACGGCCTATCGATCCTTTTGGCTTGAAGAGTTTTCAGCAAGAGGTGTCAGAAAAGTTACCACAGGGATAACTGGCTTGTGGCGGCCAAGCGTTCATAGCGACGTCGCTTTTTGATCCTTCGATGTCGGCTCTTCCTATCATTGCGAAGCAGAATTCGCCAAGCGTTGGATTGTTCACCCACTTATAGGGAACGTGAGCTGGGTTTAGACCGTCGTGAGACAGGTTAGTTTTACCCTACTGATGACCGGTCGTTGCGATAGTAATCCTGCTCAGTACGAGAGGAACCGCAGGTTCGGACATTTGGTTCACGCACTCGCTCGAGCGGGCGGTGGTGCGAAGCTACCATCCGTGGGATTATGCCTGAACGCCTCTAAGGCCGTATCCTTTCTAGTCAAAGGTGGCAACGATACCCTTAGGAGTTCCGAGAGTCGAAAGGctcaataaaatgttactctATTAGGCGATCGACGTTCGCGTCGGTCGTCGCACGAGCCCCTATTTGCCGTATGCGGCGATAGACGAGCGGCGGGATCTCTTCGTTACGTCTCGTCTGCCGCTAACGGTCGAACATGGGTACCTTACAGTTCGATGTCGGAACTTGGAATTGTCTGTAGACGACTTACGTACCTGGCGGGGTGTTGTACTCGGTAGAGCAGTTACCACGCTGCGATCTGTTGAGACTCAGCCCTTTGCTTGGGGATTCGTCTTGTCGGTTAGACGAGGTCCTCAGTCGCGTACGGACGGCGGCCAGTTCTCTTTCGTAcgtttctatttatttttttttttttttatttaaaaaaataataacacaagGAAACGTCGAGAGGGACTGTGACCGACCGACCGACCGACCGAACGAACGAACGACTATTAATAATAGTACGACAAAAATACTACGAACGCATAAGAGCGCACGTTCTACACTATAcgttcaaatatttaattaaagaatattcGACGTTATAGATGTAGTAACGTgcctcttttttttttttgtcaaaaataattaaagttatagCCGGGCGGTTACACAACCTTGTTTGTGGACGTTCGTTCGACCATATCTACtatccctctgaatagtaccTACTTTAACAGTTCGATTTTGAAACTTGAAATTGTGTCCGTAGAGACGGCTTTCTATACGTACCTGGCGAGGTTGGGTTGTGAGGCTATTGAGACTCGGCCCTTCGCTTGGGGATTCGTCTTGTCGGTTAGACGAGGTCCTCAGTCGCGTACGGGCGGACGGCTTACGGCGGTTCTCTTTCGtacgtttatatttatttattatttttctttaatgaaaaataatacaagaaaACGTAACGTCGTCGTCTCGAGAGGGACAGTGGGCGACCGACCGACCGACCAAccttaaacataataaacgaCAAAATTTGTATGAGAGAAGAGAGCTCGTGTGCTATGTGTACTATTATACGTTCAAgtt of the Onthophagus taurus isolate NC unplaced genomic scaffold, IU_Otau_3.0 ScKx7SY_30, whole genome shotgun sequence genome contains:
- the LOC139432568 gene encoding uncharacterized protein gives rise to the protein MIGRADIEGSKSDVAMNAWPPQASYPCVPMRTEHRDQASFCPFALREVSVLAELALGHLRYSLTDVPPQSNSPPGSVLGSDHAGALIGDRRELTE